In the genome of Mesobacillus jeotgali, the window CTATAAACCTTGCGAAAACTGTTTGAACTGCAAAAGGATTAATCATGGTAACCATCCCGATATCCATCTTGTCGAGCCAGAGGGACTGTCGATCAAAAAAGGGCAAATCCAGCAGCTTCAGGAAGAGTTTTCGAAAACAGGTGTTGAGTCAAAGAACAAGCTTTACACGATCGTCCATGCGGACCGGATGACAACCAACGCGGCGAACAGTTTGCTGAAGTTCCTTGAGGAACCTCATGCCGGGACAGTGGCGGTGTTGATTACCGAGCAGGCACAGAAAATGCTCCCTACCATTTTATCCAGATGCCAGCTGATCAATTTTACCCCATTATCTCCTAAAAATATGGCAGAACAATTGATAGCAAATGGGGTTCATCCGCATACAGCACCGCTGCTGGCACAGCTGACGAATAATTTGGAAGAAGCTTTAGAGATAAGTATTGATGATTGGTTTGCACAAGCACAAAAAATAGTGTTAAAATTATATGAAGTGCTGAAAAAGAATTCGCTTGAAGCTATGGTCGCGCTTCAGGAGAACTGGTTCATGCACTTTAAAGAGAAAGAACAAATCGATCGTGGTTTGGATTTATTACTTCTTATTTTTAAGGATTTATTATACATTCAGCTTGGCAAGAAAGACCAGGTTGTTTATCTAAACGAAAGCTCACGTTTAGAACAGTTTGCACTACAGACATCCGGACGGCGTCTTACCGAACAAATGGCAGCCATTCTGGAGGCGAAGAGGAAGCTGCATGCCAATATGAATCCCCAGCTGCTCATGGAAGAGCTGGTGTTAAAATTGCAGGAGGGATCTACACTTGTATGATGTAGTAGGTGTCCGCTTCAAGAAAGCGGGGAAGATTTATTATTTTGATCCCGGCGATCTCTCAATTCTAAAGGACGAATTCGTCATTGTCGAAACTGTAAGGGGCGTTGAGTACGGCAGAGTGGTAATTCCCCGAAAACAAGTCGGCGAAAATGATGTAGTCCTGCCTCTGAAAAAGGTCGTCAGAATTGCAGATCAGAAGGATCGTCTAATCGTCGAGGAAAATAAAACAGCTGCAAAGGAAGCATACGATGTTTGCAGTGAAAAAGTGAATGAACATCAGCTTGATATGAAGCTTGTTGATGTTGAATATACATTTGACCGCAACAAAGTCATTTTTTACTTCACGGCTGACGGCCGCGTTGATTTCCGGGAATTGGTCAAGGATCTGGCATCAATCTTTCGGACAAGGATCGAGCTTCGCCAGATTGGTGTAAGGGATGAAGCAAAAATGCTTGGCGGCATTGGACCATGCGGCAGGATGCTTTGTTGTTCTACGTACCTGGGAGACTTTGATCCTGTTTCAATTAAGATGGCCAAGGATCAGAATCTCTCTCTCAATCCAACCAAGATTTCCGGTCTTTGCGGCAGACTGATGTGCTGTTTGAAATATGAGAACGACGAATATGAAACAGCGAAAGCGGAGCTGCCTGACCTCGGTGAAACAATCTTGACACCGGAGGGACGCGGGAAGGTCGTTGGATTGAACATCCTGGAGCGTGTCATGCAAGTGGACATCCCAGGACAGGAACGTGTCCTGGAATATACACTTGAGGAAATACAGGAAGCCGGAGCTGTATCGTTGCAATCATCCACAGATTAATGAGGTGGAACAGGTGGATAAAAAAGATATCTTTGACTCAGTAAGTAATATGGAATCGCAGATTGGTGATTTATACCGTCAGCTTGGTGAGTTAAAACAGCATTTAGCAGAGGTTCTTGAAGAGAATAACGCTTTAAAGCTGGAAAATGAGCATATAAGACGCCGTCTGGATCAGTCGATTATTGGCAAAAAGGATCCTAACATTAAGAAAAGCGGCAGAGGGAACGGCAATAGGTCCCAGGGCGACAAAAATGTGGTCGACATTGGTGAAGGCTACGACAACCTCGCCCGTCTTTACCAGGAAGGCTTCCACATCTGCAACTTGCATTTTGGCAGCCCGCGGAAAGAGGATTGCTTGTTCTGCCTCTCCTTTCTTAATAAAAAATAATTGGCAGCCTTCCTTTATAGGGAAGGCTATTTTTATAAGTTTCGTTTTGGAGGAACACAAAAATGGTAACCTTACGAGAAGATGAAAGATTGGATTATCTGCTTGCGGAGGAATTGCGGATCATCCAGAGCCCAAATGTGTTTTCTTTTTCCCTTGATGCTGTCCTGCTGGCAAGATTTGTATGGGTGCCAATCCAAAAGGGAAAGATTGTCGACCTTTGCAGCGGGAACGGGGTTATTCCATTGTTTCTAAGTGCGAGGACAAAGGGCACGATTACAGGGGTGGAAATTCAAGAACGTCTGTATGATATGGCTGTCCGCAGCATTGAATACAATAAATTAGCGGACCGACTACATATGGTTCATGGGGACTTAAAGGATGCGCCAAAACAGCTTGGCTATGAGAAGTATGATGTTGTAACCTGCAATCCTCCTTATTTTCCGACGCCTTCAAAAGAAGAGATCAATATAAATGAGCACCTTGCGATTGCAAGACATGAGATTCTCTGCACACTGGAAGATGCGGTTCGATCGGCAAGCCAGCTTGTAAAACAGGGTGGGAAGGTAGCGTTTGTCCACCGTCCGGGAAGGCTGATTGATATCATAGAAATGATGAGAAAATATCGGCTAGAGCCCAAACGTATTCAATTCGTCTATCCAAAGGCAGGGAAGGAAGCCAACACGCTATTAGTCGAAGCGATAAAGGATGGCAATCCAGAGCTTAAAATCCTGGAACCGTTAATTGTATATGGTGAAAATAATGAGTATACCCCAGTGATTAAAGAGATGTTGTATGGCAGCAATTAAGATAATGAAACGGGTGGTTTAGATGCATCAGCAAAAAAGTTTTGAACGAGAAAATGAAAAAGGAATTTTGTATCTCGTGCCAACTCCCATAGGCAACCTGGAGGACAT includes:
- a CDS encoding PSP1 domain-containing protein; the protein is MYDVVGVRFKKAGKIYYFDPGDLSILKDEFVIVETVRGVEYGRVVIPRKQVGENDVVLPLKKVVRIADQKDRLIVEENKTAAKEAYDVCSEKVNEHQLDMKLVDVEYTFDRNKVIFYFTADGRVDFRELVKDLASIFRTRIELRQIGVRDEAKMLGGIGPCGRMLCCSTYLGDFDPVSIKMAKDQNLSLNPTKISGLCGRLMCCLKYENDEYETAKAELPDLGETILTPEGRGKVVGLNILERVMQVDIPGQERVLEYTLEEIQEAGAVSLQSSTD
- a CDS encoding tRNA1(Val) (adenine(37)-N6)-methyltransferase, with the translated sequence MVTLREDERLDYLLAEELRIIQSPNVFSFSLDAVLLARFVWVPIQKGKIVDLCSGNGVIPLFLSARTKGTITGVEIQERLYDMAVRSIEYNKLADRLHMVHGDLKDAPKQLGYEKYDVVTCNPPYFPTPSKEEININEHLAIARHEILCTLEDAVRSASQLVKQGGKVAFVHRPGRLIDIIEMMRKYRLEPKRIQFVYPKAGKEANTLLVEAIKDGNPELKILEPLIVYGENNEYTPVIKEMLYGSN
- the yabA gene encoding DNA replication initiation control protein YabA; the encoded protein is MDKKDIFDSVSNMESQIGDLYRQLGELKQHLAEVLEENNALKLENEHIRRRLDQSIIGKKDPNIKKSGRGNGNRSQGDKNVVDIGEGYDNLARLYQEGFHICNLHFGSPRKEDCLFCLSFLNKK
- the holB gene encoding DNA polymerase III subunit delta', with protein sequence MAKTWDELETLQPNVLKMVKNSILKNRVAHAYLFEGMRGTGKKEISILLAKSINCLARVDGYKPCENCLNCKRINHGNHPDIHLVEPEGLSIKKGQIQQLQEEFSKTGVESKNKLYTIVHADRMTTNAANSLLKFLEEPHAGTVAVLITEQAQKMLPTILSRCQLINFTPLSPKNMAEQLIANGVHPHTAPLLAQLTNNLEEALEISIDDWFAQAQKIVLKLYEVLKKNSLEAMVALQENWFMHFKEKEQIDRGLDLLLLIFKDLLYIQLGKKDQVVYLNESSRLEQFALQTSGRRLTEQMAAILEAKRKLHANMNPQLLMEELVLKLQEGSTLV